The proteins below are encoded in one region of Lactuca sativa cultivar Salinas chromosome 3, Lsat_Salinas_v11, whole genome shotgun sequence:
- the LOC111918859 gene encoding HMG1/2-like protein, producing MKGAKSKSDTKKADSRLAVKKKAAPAPKKAPAKKAKEAKDPNKPKRPASAFFIFMEDFRTQYKEKHPNNKSVSVVGKAGGDKWKSLSAAEKAPFAAKAEKRKAEYEKTLQAYNKKLAEGKDAEEEEDEESDKSKSEVHDDEEDDDDSADDDDDEDDE from the exons ATGAAGGGAGCCAAATCCAAGTCCGACACCAAAAAAGCCGATAGCAG gCTTGCTGTGAAGAAGAAAGCAGCGCCGGCTCCGAAGAAAGCTCCGGCGAAGAAGGCTAAGGAAGCGAAGGATCCTAACAAACCGAAGAGGCCTGCTAGTGCTTTCTTCATCTTCAT GGAGGATTTCCGGACACAGTACAAGGAAAAGCACCCTAACAACAAATCCGTGTCTGTT GTCGGGAAAGCTGGTGGTGATAAATGGAAATCCCTTTCTGCTGCT GAGAAAGCCCCATTTGCAGCTAAAGCAGAGAAGAGGAAGGCCGAATACGAGAAAACACTCCAGGCATACAACAAGAAACTG GCTGAAGGAAAGGACGCTGAAGAGGAAGAAGACGAGGAATCTGACAAGTCAAAGTCGGAAGTCCATGacgatgaagaagatgatgatgatagtgcagat gatgatgatgatgaagacgatgagtga